Proteins encoded in a region of the Natronomonas pharaonis DSM 2160 genome:
- a CDS encoding DUF7845 domain-containing protein, translating to MTSVEDEFAALDEAEPSGRFEVEDDQEEKDIDPYESEDHGHAGPELVKPQVHGLNAHLLFAPFETKPDVDGMRPYFAIVSAFEPDLEAEFKCDGTTWKIDHGIDSVDDYDNSTIRYWDGSIATREQDSGDNYLEYQIPIYDADDEKRNRRVNFQFRPALPEACHAETGNRIRSMPETLPEGVRVQVQASNVDPEIVLELLQSLASNIGVNSHYFEADAVHEWSRIMGLEYYVRCQRELVNELVIGKMALFDRLSQFERQRSGCGELKWDNGEAFGRRHHVALDAEQLSHLYQEHDVGKLIKSYLMKHPGEDTDSDTATEHPKIEVQYNREYTYCGHLPWFAEDAGDGSPDVGWKLLSKRLQSLLMNVLDWAELPRTPGHDAFVSDDHFDADARLEPDVASDLTLVPDPIDEVADAERDVVTNELLDEPPTDAEKDVLGAAAEKGAFERLQDLAEEAGVSSSTASRTVRKFETLFSRLDSIQLADEVVRDRVQDLLAGVEQRLDRVNKGLDLLASGRNEIDEDSALGQWARRWGVKIAESSDRWSDQLRVAIVGGNLTESELLSVLRAGYEAADMTQSVDVAQFASAEVSYYDRDGEKVDIGEWVGVNQGGRTKLLGKLEVDALH from the coding sequence GTGACCTCGGTCGAAGACGAGTTCGCTGCGCTCGACGAGGCCGAACCGAGCGGTCGCTTCGAAGTCGAAGACGACCAGGAAGAGAAGGATATCGACCCGTACGAGTCGGAAGATCATGGGCACGCCGGCCCGGAGCTGGTCAAGCCGCAGGTCCACGGACTAAACGCTCATCTGCTGTTTGCTCCGTTTGAGACAAAACCAGACGTCGATGGGATGCGGCCCTACTTCGCCATCGTCTCCGCCTTCGAGCCGGATCTCGAAGCTGAGTTCAAGTGCGACGGAACGACGTGGAAGATCGACCACGGTATCGACAGTGTCGACGACTACGACAACTCGACAATCCGCTACTGGGACGGCAGCATCGCAACCAGGGAACAGGATTCAGGAGATAACTATCTCGAATATCAGATTCCCATCTACGATGCTGACGATGAAAAGCGGAATCGGCGAGTCAACTTTCAGTTCCGGCCGGCGCTTCCTGAAGCCTGTCACGCTGAGACAGGTAATCGCATCCGGTCAATGCCGGAGACGCTCCCGGAAGGCGTCCGCGTTCAGGTCCAAGCAAGCAACGTCGACCCCGAGATCGTCCTGGAGCTCCTGCAGAGCCTCGCCAGTAACATCGGCGTCAATAGCCATTACTTCGAGGCTGACGCTGTCCACGAGTGGAGTCGGATTATGGGCTTGGAGTATTACGTCCGTTGTCAGCGCGAACTCGTCAACGAACTCGTCATCGGGAAGATGGCGCTGTTCGACCGACTGTCACAGTTCGAACGGCAGCGCAGTGGCTGTGGAGAGCTGAAATGGGACAACGGGGAGGCGTTCGGTCGCCGACATCACGTCGCCCTCGATGCTGAACAGCTATCCCATCTGTATCAGGAGCACGATGTTGGGAAGCTCATCAAAAGCTACCTGATGAAGCACCCTGGAGAAGACACAGATTCCGACACTGCGACCGAACATCCGAAGATCGAGGTCCAGTACAACCGCGAGTACACCTACTGCGGTCATCTCCCATGGTTTGCAGAGGACGCTGGTGACGGTTCCCCGGACGTCGGCTGGAAACTGCTATCGAAGCGTCTACAGAGTCTACTGATGAACGTTCTCGATTGGGCGGAGCTCCCGCGAACCCCCGGCCACGATGCTTTCGTTTCTGACGATCATTTCGATGCCGATGCCCGCCTCGAGCCAGATGTCGCTTCGGACCTGACACTCGTTCCGGACCCTATCGACGAGGTCGCCGATGCGGAGCGCGACGTGGTGACGAACGAGCTTCTTGATGAGCCGCCGACCGACGCCGAGAAGGACGTGCTCGGAGCGGCGGCTGAGAAAGGCGCATTCGAGCGCCTCCAGGACCTCGCTGAAGAAGCCGGCGTGTCGTCGTCGACGGCATCACGAACGGTCCGGAAGTTCGAGACGCTGTTTTCGCGTCTCGATAGTATCCAACTGGCCGACGAGGTCGTTCGCGACCGCGTCCAGGACCTCCTCGCCGGCGTTGAGCAGCGCCTCGACCGAGTCAACAAAGGCCTTGATTTGTTGGCCTCCGGGAGGAACGAGATCGACGAGGACAGCGCGCTCGGTCAGTGGGCCCGGCGCTGGGGAGTGAAGATCGCCGAGTCGTCGGACCGGTGGAGCGACCAGCTCCGCGTCGCGATTGTCGGAGGGAACCTCACCGAGAGCGAGTTGCTGTCTGTGTTGCGAGCCGGCTACGAGGCGGCTGATATGACCCAGAGCGTCGACGTTGCTCAGTTCGCATCGGCAGAGGTCTCGTACTACGACCGCGACGGAGAGAAGGTCGATATCGGCGAGTGGGTTGGCGTAAATCAGGGCGGCCGCACGAAGCTGCTCGGGAAGCTCGAGGTCGACGCCCTCCACTGA